A genomic stretch from Arachis stenosperma cultivar V10309 chromosome 3, arast.V10309.gnm1.PFL2, whole genome shotgun sequence includes:
- the LOC130966920 gene encoding uncharacterized protein LOC130966920: protein MEENSQLGDSSKVGFSYPPRDKDKESRKKEDQTTEKPRKYHNYTPLRVSLVHVYREICNTEKIPPPRPIKHKWGGSRIEHCEYHRIYGHSTNECFDLENVIEKLAREGLLDRFLANKVEEPRKRRRDEKVGRVEHPPHTSERHIHMINGRFAGGGISKLSRKRPLKEVYHVGEGDRSPDLPTITFTQEDAIGIIPGHDDPVVITVILANANLHRTLVDQGSSADILFKSAFDKLGLQDKELRAYPNSLFGLRNTPIQPLGYISLHTTFGKGTRSRILNIDYIVVNVSSAYNALIGRTTLNHLAVVVSTLHLCMKFPTPEGIATIKGD from the coding sequence atggaggagaactccCAATTGGGAGACAGCTCAAAAGTCGGATTCTCTTACCCACCTcgggacaaggataaagaaTCCAGGAAGAAAGAAGACCAAACCACTGAGAAACCTAGAaaataccacaactacacccctcttcgggtgtctcttgtgcATGTCTACCGAGAAATATGTaacactgagaagatcccaccGCCTCGCCCGATAAAACACAAATGGGGAGGAAGTCGAATAGAGCACTGCGAATACCACCGAATCTACGGACATTCTACCAATGAGTGCTTTGACCTAGAAAATGTCATAGAGAAATTGGCGAGAGAAGGGCTACTAGATCGGTTCTTAGCTAATAAAGTGGAAGAACcgagaaagagaagaagggatgaaaaggtcggacgagttgaacatCCACCTCACACCTCTGAGAGACATATTCATATGATAAATGGAAGATTCGCAGGGGGAGGGATCTCTAAATTATCTCGCAAAAGACCCCTTAAAGAGGTATATCATGTCGGAGAGGGGGACAGGTCacccgacctccccactattACCTTTACACAAGAAGACGCAATAGGCATCATCCCGgggcatgatgatcccgtggtCATTACCGTCATACTCGCCAACGCTAATCTCCACCGAACGTTGGTAGACCAAGGGAGCTCTGCAGATATCTTGTTTAAATCTGCCTTTGACAAACTCGGTCTGCAGGATAAAGAGCTCAGAGCGTATCCGAATAGCTTGTTCGGACTCAGAAACACCCCAATTCAACCATTAGGATACATCTCACTGcatacaacctttggaaaaggaaCTCGGTCAAGGATACTAAAcatagactacatcgtagtcAACGTGAGCTCAGCTTATAACGCCCTTATAGGTCGGACAACGCTGAACCATCTCGCCGTAGTAGTCTCCACTCTACATCTGTGCATGAAGTTTCCAACTCCAGAAGGGATCGCCACGATAAAAGgagactga
- the LOC130969819 gene encoding blue copper protein-like, producing the protein MESSIVVVLYLSLFLAMNTVLPTLAKVYTVGESIGWAIGADYSTWASDKTFHVGDKLVFNYGAGHTVDEVKENDYKSCTTGNSLTSDSSGATTIILKTAGTHYFICAAPAHCMGGMQLAVTVKAAKKAASPTPAPAPAPSKAKDSSSDTKGTPKASTTPATAPTRSTTSTPTKSGSSKGDSSMAPSLFSPTFALVLIVSWISYYVMLPMV; encoded by the exons atggAATCCTCAATTGTGGTTGTTTTGTATCTATCTCTATTTCTAGCTATGAACACGGTTCTCCCTACATTGGCAAAAGTATACACCGTTGGAGAGTCCATAGGTTGGGCAATCGGAGCTGATTATAGTACTTGGGCTAGTGACAAGACCTTTCATGTTGGTGATAAACTTG TTTTCAACTATGGAGCTGGGCACACAGTAGACGAAGTTAAAGAAAATGACTACAAAAGCTGCACAACAGGCAATTCACTTACTTCAGACAGCAGTGGTGCCACCACAATTATTCTCAAGACTGCCGGCACACATTACTTCATATGCGCTGCGCCGGCGCACTGCATGGGCGGCATGCAACTTGCTGTCACGGTGAAGGCAGCTAAAAAGGCTGCCTCTCCGACACCGGCTCCAGCCCCAGCGCCATCAAAGGCAAAGGATTCATCTTCTGATACCAAAGGCACACCTAAGGCATCTACCACCCCTGCAACTGCTCCAACAAGAAGCACAACCAGCACACCAACCAAATCCGGCAGTTCAAAAGGGGATAGTTCAATGGCTCCTAGTTTATTCTCACCGACTTTTGCGCTAGTGTTGATTGTTTCCTGGATCTCCTACTATGTTATGCTGCCTATGGTATGA